In Agromyces sp. SYSU T00194, a genomic segment contains:
- a CDS encoding ATP-binding protein, translating to MQIPPARLPEPETFHFDEWRFDAADGRLAGPRGEVSLRPKTAGVLRELLVHAGDVVSKRELIAAAWGPIGGGDDALAVCVNELRRELGDDPRQPRFIATAHRRGYRFVAAVIDMRAGRESPALVGRDEELAVLGGWWAAAGERGRRVGVVAGELGIGKSALVRAFVDEARLAGASWIGEGQCVERLGDGDPYHPFLDALGALCAGPRGARARSVLAARAPSWIAQLSGQAVVTRAAELRSGSAGASRGRMLREFVDAMSELAAEASVLLVCEDLHAADRASLELVSALAQRGAPAGLLLLATARTDAARQGGPEADLPDRLGSLGESGFLVLGPLDAAAVRAFVTDRAGRAEVDDVLVGDLLRRTGGNPLYLSLLADRVGAADAHAGTAATHQIPDGLRRVVERRIGTLPAVDRRLLETAAVAGIEFATASVAAVDEGAPPEDVEEHLARLARSHGLLQELEPATWPDGTVTARYAFAHALHRDVLYGRLGGARRVLVHRRIGERLGAAFAERPGAAAAEVATHFDRGADAASAAVWFAHAAETAMGRQVPAVALAHTDRALELLEELRASADAESTFVDPVTTALHARLRVTRVAAAILAWGVRSDRVAEEAALLEVAAARVDEPSALGRISYVLWSVALMRGDLRGSQRPLGRLAAAAVSSADDGLRLQAANAQAVTTLALGDPVGARVHIERAGEFDSPEVRRRLAGAYQDSGVLLRSFAALDEWLLGRPVAARELAEDALRLARAGSRPDGLAQALGALSAVHQLLGDVETVRALAGELLALAEANEFALWISAGRVMRGWAMIEDSPPDAAEVIRSGLAEVESVADGIWGPYHLSLLAEAETAARRVPEAIEAVDRAIDIAESSGEVWYLAELTRMRAGLLLAAAGAAGPGTRGTLERQADEQLDRSLRISREQGAVTLERRTLAAIAAHDLDRRGTVHWLRERSGA from the coding sequence GTGCAGATCCCGCCAGCCCGCCTTCCCGAACCCGAGACCTTCCACTTCGACGAGTGGCGCTTCGACGCAGCCGACGGCCGGCTGGCCGGTCCCCGCGGCGAGGTCTCACTGCGACCGAAAACCGCGGGCGTGCTCCGCGAGCTGCTGGTGCACGCCGGTGACGTCGTGTCCAAGCGCGAGCTGATCGCCGCCGCATGGGGCCCGATCGGTGGGGGCGATGACGCGCTCGCCGTCTGCGTGAACGAACTGCGCCGGGAACTCGGCGACGATCCCCGGCAGCCGCGCTTCATCGCGACCGCGCACCGCCGCGGGTACCGGTTCGTCGCAGCCGTCATCGACATGCGTGCGGGCCGCGAGTCGCCGGCACTCGTCGGGCGCGACGAGGAGCTCGCCGTGCTCGGTGGGTGGTGGGCTGCCGCCGGTGAACGCGGCCGACGCGTCGGCGTCGTCGCAGGGGAGCTCGGCATCGGCAAGTCGGCGCTCGTGCGCGCCTTCGTCGACGAGGCGCGCCTCGCGGGCGCCTCGTGGATCGGGGAGGGTCAGTGCGTCGAGCGGTTGGGCGACGGCGACCCCTACCACCCGTTCCTCGACGCGCTCGGCGCGCTCTGCGCCGGCCCGCGCGGTGCGCGTGCACGCTCGGTGCTGGCGGCGCGTGCGCCGTCGTGGATCGCGCAGCTCTCGGGGCAGGCGGTCGTCACGCGCGCGGCGGAGCTGCGATCCGGCAGCGCCGGGGCGAGCCGCGGGCGGATGCTGCGGGAGTTCGTCGACGCCATGTCGGAGCTCGCCGCCGAGGCGTCGGTGCTCCTCGTCTGCGAGGACCTCCACGCGGCCGACCGGGCGAGCCTCGAACTCGTCTCGGCGCTGGCGCAGCGCGGCGCGCCCGCCGGGCTGCTCCTCCTCGCGACCGCACGCACCGACGCCGCGCGGCAGGGCGGCCCCGAGGCGGACCTGCCCGATCGACTCGGCTCGCTCGGCGAGTCGGGCTTCCTCGTGCTCGGGCCGTTGGATGCGGCAGCGGTGCGCGCGTTCGTCACCGATCGTGCCGGGCGTGCCGAGGTCGACGACGTCCTCGTGGGCGACCTGCTGCGCCGGACGGGTGGCAACCCGCTGTACCTCTCGCTGCTCGCCGACCGCGTGGGCGCCGCGGACGCCCACGCGGGCACCGCAGCGACGCATCAGATCCCCGACGGCCTCCGCCGCGTCGTCGAGCGGCGGATCGGGACGCTGCCCGCCGTCGACCGGCGACTCCTCGAGACCGCCGCCGTCGCCGGGATCGAGTTCGCGACCGCTTCCGTCGCCGCGGTGGACGAGGGAGCACCTCCGGAGGACGTGGAGGAGCACCTCGCGCGGCTCGCCCGCAGTCACGGGCTCCTGCAGGAGCTGGAGCCGGCGACGTGGCCCGACGGCACTGTCACCGCGCGGTACGCGTTCGCGCACGCGCTGCACCGGGACGTGCTCTACGGGCGGCTCGGGGGCGCGCGCCGGGTGCTCGTGCACCGCCGCATCGGCGAGCGGCTCGGTGCGGCATTCGCCGAGCGCCCGGGGGCCGCCGCGGCCGAGGTCGCGACGCACTTCGACCGCGGGGCCGACGCCGCCAGCGCCGCCGTCTGGTTCGCCCACGCCGCCGAGACCGCGATGGGTCGCCAGGTGCCGGCCGTCGCGCTCGCGCACACCGATCGCGCCCTCGAGCTCCTCGAGGAGCTGCGGGCCTCGGCGGATGCGGAGTCGACCTTCGTCGACCCCGTCACCACCGCCCTGCACGCACGGTTGCGCGTCACGAGGGTCGCGGCCGCGATCCTCGCGTGGGGCGTGCGGTCCGACCGGGTCGCCGAGGAGGCGGCGCTGCTCGAGGTCGCCGCTGCCCGGGTGGACGAACCGAGTGCGCTCGGGCGCATCTCCTACGTGCTCTGGAGCGTTGCCCTCATGCGCGGCGACCTGCGCGGATCGCAACGGCCTCTGGGTCGGCTGGCGGCGGCTGCCGTGAGCTCGGCCGACGACGGGCTGCGGCTGCAGGCGGCGAACGCGCAGGCGGTCACGACCCTGGCGCTCGGCGACCCCGTCGGGGCGCGCGTGCACATCGAGCGTGCCGGGGAGTTCGACTCGCCGGAGGTGCGTCGGCGGCTCGCCGGTGCGTACCAGGATTCCGGCGTGCTGCTGCGGTCCTTCGCCGCCCTCGACGAGTGGCTCCTCGGGCGACCGGTGGCGGCACGCGAGCTGGCCGAGGACGCCCTGCGGCTCGCCCGGGCCGGCTCGCGGCCCGACGGGCTCGCGCAGGCGCTCGGCGCGCTCTCGGCGGTGCACCAGCTCCTCGGCGACGTCGAGACGGTCCGGGCGCTCGCCGGGGAACTGCTGGCCCTCGCGGAGGCGAACGAGTTCGCGCTCTGGATCTCCGCCGGTCGCGTGATGCGGGGGTGGGCGATGATCGAGGACTCGCCGCCGGACGCCGCGGAGGTGATCCGTTCCGGCCTCGCCGAGGTCGAATCCGTCGCCGACGGCATCTGGGGTCCGTACCACCTCTCGCTTCTGGCCGAGGCGGAGACGGCCGCGCGGCGCGTCCCCGAGGCGATCGAGGCGGTCGATCGCGCGATCGACATCGCCGAGTCGTCGGGCGAGGTCTGGTACCTGGCCGAACTCACGCGCATGCGTGCGGGCCTGCTGCTCGCGGCCGCCGGCGCAGCCGGACCGGGGACGCGAGGCACCCTCGAGCGCCAGGCGGACGAACAGCTCGACCGCTCGTTGCGGATCTCGCGCGAGCAGGGCGCCGTGACGCTGGAGCGCCGCACGCTCGCCGCGATCGCCGCACACGACCTCGATCGGCGGGGCACCGTGCACTGGCTGCGTGAGCGATCCGGCGCCTGA